The Arachis duranensis cultivar V14167 chromosome 2, aradu.V14167.gnm2.J7QH, whole genome shotgun sequence genome has a window encoding:
- the LOC107472408 gene encoding LOW QUALITY PROTEIN: probable CoA ligase CCL5 (The sequence of the model RefSeq protein was modified relative to this genomic sequence to represent the inferred CDS: inserted 1 base in 1 codon), which translates to MEEGRDIDPRSGFCSSNSVFYSKRKPLPLPQNPSLDVTTFISSHAHHGRIAFIDAATGNHFTFHQLWRAVDAVASSLYDIGIRKGNVVLLLSPNSIYFPVVCLAVMSLGAIITTTNPLNTAAEIRKQINDSKPRIAFTIPPLASKIAAASPSLPIILMEADTSSSFPSAVTTLSRMMEKESSSSRVKERVNQDDTATLLYSSGTTGPSKGVVSSHLNLMAMVQIVLGRFNIEEGQTFICTVPMFHIYGLVAFATGLLAAGATIVVLSKFEMHDMLSAIERYKATYLPLVPPILVAMLNNADAIKGKYDLRSLHSVLSGGAPLSKEVIEGFVEKYPNVTILQGYGLTESTGVGASTDSLEESRRYGTAGLLSPGTQAKXLRGPTIMKGYFSNEEATASTLDSEGWLRTGDVCFIDNDGFIFIVDRLKELIKYKGYQVPPAELEALLLTHPDIADAAVIPFPDKEAGQFPMAYVVRKAGSSISEKEVMDFVAKQVAPYKRIRKVAFISSVPKNPSGKILRRDLINLATSKL; encoded by the exons ATGGAGGAAGGAAGAGATATAGATCCAAGAAGTGGGTTCTGCAGCTCAAACTCAGTGTTCTACAGCAAAAGGAAGCCACTTCCACTTCCACAGAACCCATCCTTGGACGTCACCACCTTCATCTCATCACACGCCCACCATGGCAGGATCGCCTTCATCGACGCCGCCACCGGCAACCACTTCACCTTCCACCAACTCTGGCGAGCTGTGGACGCCGTCGCCTCCTCCCTCTACGACATCGGCATCCGCAAGGGCAACGTCGTCCTCCTCCTCTCCCCAAACAGCATCTACTTCCCCGTCGTCTGCCTGGCCGTCATGTCCCTCGGCGccatcatcaccaccaccaaCCCTCTCAACACCGCCGCCGAAATCCGCAAGCAAATCAACGACTCCAAGCCTCGCATCGCCTTCACCATCCCTCCTCTAGCCTCGAAAATCGCCGCCGCCTCCCCCTCGCTCCCGATCATCCTCATGGAGGCCGACACCAGCAGCAGCTTCCCTTCGGCCGTCACCACCCTCAGCCGCATGATGGAGAAAGAAAGCAGCTCAAGCCGAGTCAAAGAGCGAGTCAACCAGGACGACACGGCCACCCTGCTCTACTCTTCCGGCACCACCGGGCCCAGCAAGGGCGTCGTGTCTTCTCACCTCAACCTCATGGCTATGGTGCAGATCGTTCTCGGCAGATTCAACATCGAGGAGGGCCAGACCTTCATCTGCACTGTCCCAATGTTCCATATATACG GGCTGGTGGCGTTTGCGACGGGACTTCTGGCGGCGGGGGCGACAATCGTGGTGCTGTCAAAGTTCGAGATGCACGACATGTTGTCGGCGATAGAGAGGTACAAGGCGACGTACCTGCCGCTGGTGCCGCCGATTCTGGTAGCGATGCTCAACAACGCCGACGCGATTAAGGGAAAGTACGATTTGAGGTCTTTGCATTCGGTGCTTTCGGGTGGAGCGCCGCTGAGTAAAGAGGTGATAGAAGGCTTCGTGGAGAAGTATCCGAACGTGACCATTCTTCAGGGTTATGGCTTGACGGAGTCCACCGGAGTTGGTGCTTCCACCGACTCCTTGGAAGAGAGCCGCAGGTACGGTACGGCGGGGCTCCTCTCTCCGGGAACCCAGGCTA GGCTCAGGGGTCCCACCATCATGAAAG GTTATTTCAGTAACGAGGAAGCAACAGCGTCTACGCTTGATTCAGAAGGATGGTTAAGAACAGGGGATGTTTGCTTCATCGACAATGATGGCTTCATATTTATTGTGGATAGGTTGAAAGAGCTCATCAAGTACAAGGGATATCAG GTGCCTCCAGCAGAACTAGAGGCCTTGTTGCTCACACATCCAGACATTGCTGATGCTGCTGTCATTCC GTTTCCGGATAAGGAGGCTGGGCAGTTTCCAATGGCATATGTTGTAAGAAAGGCTGGAAGCAGCATTTCGGAGAAGGAAGTCATGGATTTTGTGGCAAAACAG GTGGCTCCATACAAGAGAATTAGAAAGGTCGCTTTTATATCTTCCGTACCCAAAAATCCATCTGGCAAGATTCTAAGGAGGGATCTCATCAACCTCGCAACCTCTAAACTCTGA